Below is a window of Merismopedia glauca CCAP 1448/3 DNA.
TACTTTGCACAAGGGGACTGCACCCATTCAAGACGGAAAAGGTCAGATTACAGGAGCCGTCGTCATCTTCCGCGACGTGACTCAACAACGATTGAGTGCCAAAAAGCTGCATCGCCATGCATTTTACGACGATCTGACTAATCTGCCCAACCGAGCTTGGTTCAGAGAGCGTCTCACAGACGCTGTAGAGCGGGTTAAACGCCAGCCAGATTACCTATTTGCAGTTTTGCTGCTGGATCTCGATCGCTTTAAAGTCGTTAATGATAGTCTAGGACACGCAGCAGGCGATCAATTGCTGATAGCAGTTGCCGAGCGCTTGACTAAAGCCTGCCGTATCGTCGATACTATCTCTCGCCTGGGAGGAGATGAATTTGCCATACTACTAGAATTTCTGAAAACCGAGCAGGAAGCTGCTCATGTGGCTCAACGCATTCATCGCGAGTTGAGTCTGCCTTTTTATTTAGAGGGACAGGAAGTTTTTACCAATGCCAGTATCGGCATTGTTTCGAGTTCTGCTGGCTACGAGCAGATAGAAGAATTGATTCGAGATGCAGATATTGCCATGTATCGCGCGAAGGCTCAGGGTAAAGGCTCCTATCAGGTTTTTGATACCCAGATGCGCGATCAGATTGTGGCTGCATCCAGATTGGAACGAGATTTGCGACACGCCCTAGAACGAGAGCAGCTAGAAGTTTACTATCAACCCATAGTCTCCCTAGTCACTCAAGAAACCATCGGCTTTGAAGCTTTAGTACGCTGGAATCACCCTCAAAGAGGAATAGTATCGGCAGCAGAGTTTGTACCTATTGCCGAAGAAACTGGATTGAGCATCCTTATGGATTGGTGGGTGTTAAAAGAAGCCTGCACTCAGATGAAGCGATGGCAACAGCAATATCCAGAGCGCTCAAACCTCACTATCAGCGTTAATCTCTCTGGTAAACAGATAATTCAGCCCAATTTGGTCGAATATATTTCCCAAATTCTCGCTGATACGGATCTAAATCCGCAGTGTTTGACCTTGGAAATCACCGAAACAGCTATCATCGAAAAACCAGAGTTAGCGATAAATACCCTGGGAAAGCTCAAAGAATTGGGTATTAGATTATCTCTAGATGATTTTGGCACAGGTTATTCATCTCTCAGTTATCTTCAGAGGTTTCCCGTCAATAGTCTCAAAATAGATCGCTCCTTTGTCAACAGAATGGATGTTGACTCAGATAGTTTAGAAATTGTCCGTGCCATGATCCTGTTAGGCAAAACGCTGGGAATGACGGTAGTAGCGGAAGGGATTGAGACACCCGCCCAATTGAATTTATTACAACAAATGGATAGCAACCACGGACAAGGTTATTATTTTGCCAAACCTTTGCCAGAAAGCGAAAGCACGAACTGGCTCAAGCTAAAGTAGGTAGGTGGTAGGGGAGCAGAGGAGCAGAGGAGCGGAGGAGAGATGGGAGAGAAGAAATTCATTCAAAATCATAGGGATTTGGATGTTTACCAAAGAGCATTTGATGCTGCTATGCAAATTTTTGAATTGTCCAAAAAGTTTCCGATTGAGGAACGGTATTCTTTAGAATAGAAAATCCAGAAGCAATAGAGAAGATATTATATTAATCCCCTTATCCCCTCAGCCCCTCAGCCCTAGTTCTGATAAGATGCTCCTAAAGTTTTGATTTTGACGGGTTGCAATGCAAGTAGTTTTGGGCGGGTATTATGGCAAAGGAAATGGTGGTGATGAAGCTTTATTAGCTACCACTTTGCAAATGTTGCCAGATGATGTTAAAGCCCTAGTTTTATCGGGAAATCCGGCTCAAACTCGCAAAATGTATGGAGTTGCGAGTTGCGATCGCTTTAACGGTATCCAAGTTCTCCAAGCCCTACGCCAATCAAAAGCTTTAATTTTAGGCGGTGGTAGCATTATGCAAGATGCTACTAGCCTGCGGAATCCGATCTACTACGGCAGTCTATTGGGAATTGCTCAAGGGATGGGCTTAAAAACCATTGCTCTAGCCCAAGGAATTGGTCCTTTGAAGCATCCTTTAAGCAATGCGATCGCCAAAAGAGCCTTAAGCAGATGTACTGCCATCAGCGTTCGAGATGGCGGCTCTGCTGAATTATTATCTAACTGGAATATTTCTCCCTTAATTGCCCCAGATTTAGTTTGGGGATTGGAAGCTTTACCAGTCAAAGGATTATGGGATTTACCTGCACCTAGAGTTGCTGTCAACCTGCGTTCTCACCCCCAACTTACCCCAGATCGTTTAGCTTGTCTTACTAAAGCCTTAATTCACTTCCAGAAAGCTACCCAAACTTGTATCTTACTAGTTCCCTTCCAAGCCTCTCAAGATTTAGCCTTAGCCCAAGCCATTGCGCCGCAACTCCCAGGACCAAATCAAATTATTTCCTTAGAAGATCCCAGACAACTCAAAGGCTTATTTCAGGGAGTCGAAATGGCAATCGGAATGCGCTATCACAGCCTGATTATGGCTTTAGCTCATGAATGTCTAGCTTTTGCCATTAGCTATGACCCCAAAGTGAGTCAATTAATGGCACAATTACAGGTGCCAGGATGGGAATTAGCCGAGCTACCAGAACTTCCTGAGCAAATTA
It encodes the following:
- a CDS encoding GGDEF domain-containing response regulator — translated: MATSILIVEDEKIVARDLQLVLEDLGYSVPAIANTGELAIQKAFELKPDLILMDIRLLGEMDGISTAQIVVDQLDIPIVYLTAHSDETTLARAKLTHPYGYLIKPFEERELRAVIEIALYKHEMECRLKENAQWLSTVLNSIGDAVLTTDAEGRITMLNAVAEKLTGWSCEEALNRPSTDVFNLIHEASRKIVSNPINEAISTQKIVMLPPLTLLVRKDGIEIPIEDSVAPITLHKGTAPIQDGKGQITGAVVIFRDVTQQRLSAKKLHRHAFYDDLTNLPNRAWFRERLTDAVERVKRQPDYLFAVLLLDLDRFKVVNDSLGHAAGDQLLIAVAERLTKACRIVDTISRLGGDEFAILLEFLKTEQEAAHVAQRIHRELSLPFYLEGQEVFTNASIGIVSSSAGYEQIEELIRDADIAMYRAKAQGKGSYQVFDTQMRDQIVAASRLERDLRHALEREQLEVYYQPIVSLVTQETIGFEALVRWNHPQRGIVSAAEFVPIAEETGLSILMDWWVLKEACTQMKRWQQQYPERSNLTISVNLSGKQIIQPNLVEYISQILADTDLNPQCLTLEITETAIIEKPELAINTLGKLKELGIRLSLDDFGTGYSSLSYLQRFPVNSLKIDRSFVNRMDVDSDSLEIVRAMILLGKTLGMTVVAEGIETPAQLNLLQQMDSNHGQGYYFAKPLPESESTNWLKLK
- the csaB gene encoding polysaccharide pyruvyl transferase CsaB; this encodes MQVVLGGYYGKGNGGDEALLATTLQMLPDDVKALVLSGNPAQTRKMYGVASCDRFNGIQVLQALRQSKALILGGGSIMQDATSLRNPIYYGSLLGIAQGMGLKTIALAQGIGPLKHPLSNAIAKRALSRCTAISVRDGGSAELLSNWNISPLIAPDLVWGLEALPVKGLWDLPAPRVAVNLRSHPQLTPDRLACLTKALIHFQKATQTCILLVPFQASQDLALAQAIAPQLPGPNQIISLEDPRQLKGLFQGVEMAIGMRYHSLIMALAHECLAFAISYDPKVSQLMAQLQVPGWELAELPELPEQISQTWIEHYANGTSLNRPQIQSLIDRTQMHRDLLTATLLTT